GTTAAGGACCTCTTATTTCAGGGTTATTTTTCTAAAGAGTAGAATAGTTAAGAAATGATAGAGGGAATTGAAATAATACATAGTGTTATGATAATGCATGTCATaagcaattaatatatatttttttaatttggctatatctatttattttatatgatcatTTATAATGAATCATTCCTTAAGACTTTCATTTCTGAACTATTTTACTATTAGAAAAAATAGCCTTTTATTGGTGAAagaaagggaagaaaaagagatttaaaaaaaaaaaaagactgtttATTCCATCCATAGATTATTCCATgactcaaaaaatgaatttactttaaatgaaataaaacgaTTATATGCTTATATaaagaacattatttattaattatatcttttatatacTTCATAGCACTAAACTTTGAATATacgtatatatctatatatagtttttttataataataattgattaattaatgtaagatgataattatatattatgtaaatggtagatttttttttgctttttttgtaaatcaaattagTTGAACTTTTTGAGATCAATACATTTCTATCCATATTccgatgtacatatatacacatttaaatATACGATatctttaacaataaataagttACTGAGTTACAATGATGATAGACTCCAGCTCTCTATATCAtgctcaaaaaatacatttctattattagttaataatgAGATAACTACACAACCGTTGATTACAATGACAATTTCTacctttttcatatttcaataaatgtatCACACACCATAACAATGAAAGAGCACAACAacgataataatataatcaatattaattaaatcattatttattcagcCTTGTGAAAGCCACGCTAAGGGCCAAGTCCGAAATCATCTCTCGGGTAAAACATTCCTtgcataaaaaaaggaagagaaatGTTCGTGGGATGttttgatacatatatttatgactttttgattatttttttgtggattaaGATTTTGAGAGAATGATGATGAAACGTGTGGTGTGGCTGTGCTCATATTTACTGTAGGAATTCAACAAAGACTACAACATCTGGATGCATTTGGTAAGGAAAGAAAGGAATTAATGGGAAGGAGACCGTCTTGCTTGGAAACACCGGATTTTCTATTTCCAACATCCTTTCCAATCAATTCTAAAATTTGAGAGCCTAGTTTCTTTCGAATCATGGCTCTTTCTTTCAAAGTAAGTAACGAACTACATGAGTGGGCACGATGTAAGGGTCGACTAGAGCTATTTTTTGCTGATAAAAACGTTAAAGAAGcggaaaactcaaaaatatctggtattttattattaaacgcATCATTTTTCtggttatttatttcattttcgatGGCGACTTTATCTATAGTCTTGAGTGAGTCTTTCATTCCAAATTTATGTTCACTACCTGcgtttttataaatgttgttaTTTGATTCTTcctgtattttattcaatttctgCTCCAATATCCTCATATTTACTCGACTCTTTGAACCTGAATGAGTAGGGGGCTCCAACTCTCCATCTGAGGAATTATGAGAAGAATCATCTCTTGAGGAAGAGCGCAAAGAATCATTTCTGACATAGATTGAAGGGCCGATACTAGGGCTTGAAGCAAAATCTGCTTCATGGAGTTCACTAATACGATTCAAACTGTGAGATTGACGGAGACGGGATTGGTGGCGATGTCGCCTGTTGGAGTTTACATCATCAGCCTTAGATGGTAACCCTCTTCCACCACCACTTCCTCCTGTTCCACTACCTTCTGATCCTCTACGAGTTGATCCACGTCCCATGTCATCCCCAAAGTTATTTCCAGATCCACCACTACTGGAGTTATTAAAACCACCAGCACCGGAGGATCCTCCTGGATCTGTATTATCATCATCTTTTGGAGGTGGAGTTCTTTTATCGTAGCGTTTCTTCTCAGAATCATCGTCTGATGCTTCTGAACTGGAACAAGATTGTGTTCTGGATTTGTGAGCAAGTCTACGCTGTTCAAATCGTCTCATTACAGTAGCCGATGAGAATTTTGAGGGAAACTGATCCACTTCAGCTTCTTCTTCGTGGATTTGATTTAGTACTGGTCCCGATTGAGTATGTTGTGGGGAACTTTTGACAATAGGTACTTTTCTACTTTGACAGTTCAACTTTGAAGAATATCTAGCGGGTGAGGAGCCTAAACTATTATCTGTATCTGGAGATTCAGGGGCGGACTTCCTTTCAGAACACGGGGACGAACCAGATGAACGACGAAGAGACCCTTGACGACTTAAGCTTCCAGTTCCAATTTGAGAAGTCACTGGGAATGGAGCAGGAGCTTCAATTAAGGACTTATCAGTTTCTAAGGTCAAATGTAAAGAACTGGCGACAACTGAAGCAAGAGATGAAGTTGACGAATGATGAGATAATCCTCTTTGTGGCAATTTAAAATCGATATCATCAAGTTCTTCATGAATGATCTCTTCATTttcttcctcctcttcttcttcaacAATAGAACATTGGCGTATTCGATAAGACTTCCCAGTAGATGAGAACCCTTGTTTATCTTCAGGAGATAATAAGCTTTCGACCGTAGAGCATGAGGCTTGAACTGTCTTCCGAGAAGCTTCGACAATATTTCGCCTAAAtggaattacaaaaatataataaaaaatcttgaacagaGCCCTATTGTACAATTCAAATCATATTAGTGGAGTCAATAAGATATTTGATTATTGAAAATGGATTATGGCAAGGATTTTGATAACAATCAAATAACAAGACATAACAAACATCATGTAAGTCTAAAACATGAAACACCTACTCAGaatcatacatatatgtttccTAAAATACCTAACTCAGTATTATAACATatcataagtattttaaaagtaaattacgTTGGTGTGAGAGGAAAACTTGCTGTCATGTCCACTTCTTTAGAATTCGTTTTCTTAATCAAATCATGCCTTTGAGCTCGCAATTTCCTTTCAGCCAATAAAAAATACGTGGCTGTAATATGATTATAATCATCTCGATCAAGAGctctgaaaaataaacaaaatttgagtttcgacattataaaatgaaatggtaAAAGTTTATAAGCCAAGTTGAATGgttataaagttgaaaaatagaatttacTCAATGATTTCTTCCTTGATTCCTACTCCTCCGTTGACCATCTTATTGATAATATAAGCATGCTCCTCTTCAGATAAATGCTCTCGAGAAACTAGGGGTAATTGCTCCCACTCTGGTACTGAATCAACATTTTTAACTTCATCAAGCCATggatgtaaaataatttcatctaaACAAGCTCTATGCATAGGATTGCGTTGTAGCATGCTTGAAATTAATCTAATGGGAaacgaaatattaataaagcaatcaaaatatgaaattgggAGTACACACTTTTTACACTGAGATGAAATATGTTTTGGGAAGGTATATTTACAATCCATGATCATGGTTAAAGTTTCACTATCGTTGGCCTCTTGAAAAGGAGCTGCTCCACACACCAGCATATACAATATCACACCCAGTGACCAAAtatctgtaaataaatatacaccaATTTACGCCATGTTTAGGATTTTCCATCACATTCTTAACTTACCCACAGCCGGTGCGTCGTAGGCATCTCCCAATAAAATTTCAGGAGCAGAATATGCTAGACTTCCACAACTAGTTTGAAGACTCTGTCCCGGactaaatttgttggaaaagcCAAAATCCGTTAATTTGaccatttctaatttttcaaaaaatactgcATTCTCTGGTTTCAAATCCCGATGGACAACATGAAGCTTATGACAGTACTGTATTGCATTTACAATTTgtctgtaattaaataaatcattaattattattatatgaaaaatattaattgtga
The genomic region above belongs to Lepeophtheirus salmonis chromosome 8, UVic_Lsal_1.4, whole genome shotgun sequence and contains:
- the LOC121122577 gene encoding uncharacterized protein encodes the protein MAMASSSKRTKKNTRIGGRTGKEIAGLYDLEDTIGEGHFAVVKMARHVFTGERVAVKVIDKLKFDSSTRVQTLQEVRLMKLVQHPNVVRLYEVIDTPSKLYLILELADGGDLYDYIMKHEQGLTETLAKKYFRQIVNAIQYCHKLHVVHRDLKPENAVFFEKLEMVKLTDFGFSNKFSPGQSLQTSCGSLAYSAPEILLGDAYDAPAVDIWSLGVILYMLVCGAAPFQEANDSETLTMIMDCKYTFPKHISSQCKKLISSMLQRNPMHRACLDEIILHPWLDEVKNVDSVPEWEQLPLVSREHLSEEEHAYIINKMVNGGVGIKEEIIEALDRDDYNHITATYFLLAERKLRAQRHDLIKKTNSKEVDMTASFPLTPTRNIVEASRKTVQASCSTVESLLSPEDKQGFSSTGKSYRIRQCSIVEEEEEEENEEIIHEELDDIDFKLPQRGLSHHSSTSSLASVVASSLHLTLETDKSLIEAPAPFPVTSQIGTGSLSRQGSLRRSSGSSPCSERKSAPESPDTDNSLGSSPARYSSKLNCQSRKVPIVKSSPQHTQSGPVLNQIHEEEAEVDQFPSKFSSATVMRRFEQRRLAHKSRTQSCSSSEASDDDSEKKRYDKRTPPPKDDDNTDPGGSSGAGGFNNSSSGGSGNNFGDDMGRGSTRRGSEGSGTGGSGGGRGLPSKADDVNSNRRHRHQSRLRQSHSLNRISELHEADFASSPSIGPSIYVRNDSLRSSSRDDSSHNSSDGELEPPTHSGSKSRVNMRILEQKLNKIQEESNNNIYKNAGSEHKFGMKDSLKTIDKVAIENEINNQKNDAFNNKIPDIFEFSASLTFLSAKNSSSRPLHRAHSCSSLLTLKERAMIRKKLGSQILELIGKDVGNRKSGVSKQDGLLPINSFLSLPNASRCCSLC